The following is a genomic window from Sutcliffiella horikoshii.
TCCATGTCGCCATCCCCGCTGAAGATAGAGCAAGAACCGCCAAAAACTCGAATGATCCAGTATCCGAATAGGAAAAGATTCGATCCGTTACTATACTTCGCAAAATCTCGCCCAGTAAGACCCCTGCAAGCATATACACAAACCTTTCCCTTTTTGTTTTAAAAAGGAGCAATGATAAATATAAGATAATGACGGAAAGCATCCACGTCCTATCTAGAAAAATCCAGACCGGATCATATATTTCAAATATGATAAAACATACATACGCCAACGCAACGGTACAGATGGAAAAATAATGTAAAATATATTTTTGCTTTAATGAAATCACTAATAAAATAAGAGCAGTAACTGCCAATACAAGAAATGAGGCGGTCATGGTGAAGCCGAACATTTGTACAGTGGTGGTTGATCCTGCTATTACTACTAACAAAAGAATAGACAAAAATGTTCTGATTGTAGATTTAGGGAAGAAAAACGTAACGATGATCCAACCCATCCAACTTAAAAAATAAAAATATTGACCTGTTGTTTCCATTTTTCTCCCTCCTCTCACCAAATCATTATGCCTAAAAAGAGAGAATACTAATCATGAAACACAGTATGTTTTTACCGATTACGCAAATAATATGAAACAGATTCTGAGAAAAGAGGTGATCATATGGGAAAAGATAGACAAGAACGAAAACTGAAAGCCCAAAAGAGAACGGAATCAGACCGCGATCAATCTCTGAAGTATCCTGGAGCAACAAGTATGGAAGGCCCTGAGGGTGCAAGAGAGCGAAATAAATAACAAAAAACCGGGTAAAACCGCCCGGTTCTTTTTAGGTGATTGGTTAGAATCCGCTGTTCCTTTCCGCAAATGGCTTCGCTTTCCTAGGGGCGCTGCTGGAGCCTCCTCGGCTTCGCCTGTGGGGTCTCCACCTAGCGCTATCTCCCTCAGGAGTCTTCGCCATTTGCTCCAATCCACAGCTAGGAACTACATGAAACGAACCGTTACCGCTTTTTCAGTCAATATGGTGATATCGGTTAATGAGATAACCTTGTTGATTGGAGTGGAAGTCGCGCAGACGCCCGCGGGAGGAAGGGACAGGTGAGACCCCGTAACGGAGTGAGGAAGCTCACGGACCGCCCGCAGGCAAGCGAAGCGCCTGAAACGGAAATCAACTGGATTTTTAACTTTCCCTCATTTAAAAAACGCCTTCTTTCTATTATTGAGAAAGAAGGCGTTGGTTTGTGGATTTTTAATTTTGTAATGTTCTGTTGCTGTAAGTTGAGCAATCTACTCCACGTTGGGTCAACCAATGATAGGTTTCACCAGTAATCATGATGGGAGCTTGTTGCAATTCTTCTATAGTAGAGGCCCCAAGTGCAGTCATCATCCACCTTAATTCGTCATGTGTTTGATGAATTAATTGAATTAAACCATCTTGCCCTTCTTCCATAAATACTTTTAGAAAGTAACCTGCCAAGCCAACAGCTGAAGCACCTAGAGCGATAGCTTTGGCAATATCCATTGGCTTTTGTATTCCACCAGATCCTATAATCGAGGTGCCAGGTACAGCATGTTTCACTTCCGCAATAGAAGCTGCAGTAGGAATTCCCCAATCATTAAAGAACTCCAACCTTTGTGTACGGCGCTCATTTTCTATTTTAGAGAAGTTAGTCCCGCCGTAGCCACTAACATCAATAACAGAAACTCCTACATCTACTAATTTCTTAGCCGTCTCGCGACTAATACCAAAGCCTGTTTCTTTTACGATCACCGGCACGTTCAAGGATTTCACGATTCGCTCAATTCTTCCAAGGGCACCGGAAAAATCACGATCACCTTCAGGCATGACTAGTTCCTGTATAACATTTAGGTGAATTTGAAGGGCATTCGCTTCCAGCATGTCCACTGCCTGTTTAGCTTGTTCAACAGTTGCCTCACTTCCGAGATTCGCAAAAATCAAACCGTTAGGGTTCGCTTTTCTAACTATCTCGTAGGTAGCTGCCTCATCTTGATCCTTGATGGCAGACATTTGAGAGCCTACTGCCAAGCCAACATTGCAAATCTTCGCCACTTCAGCCAGTGCTTTGTTAATTTCCCACGTTTTTTTGCCGCCCCCACCTGTCATTGCGTTGATAAAAATAGGCGAACTTAGTGTAAGTTCGCCTATTTTTGTATTCAATTGAATGTCAGTGGTGGAGAGGTTAGGCAAGCTTTGATGAACAAACATTACATCGTCAAATCCAGTTTGCCTTACTTGTCCTGTAGTTAATGCATGTTGTATATGGTCCATTTTCCTTTGAGCTCTACTCACCTGTTATCACCTTGACATCATTATTTGTATATCGTTTATTATTTCTTAAGCTTGCTTAGTTTATCCCCTATCATTTCGCCCAATTGGAAACCGCCAGTGTCCTCTGATTGGTTATACTGACTGTAATCCTCTTCTTGTTCAGGCTCTTCCAACTCACGGATGCTTAAGGAGATTCTTTGATCCGCTTCGTTTACATCCAACACTTTTACTTGTACTTTATCGCCTTCTGTTAAGACTTCATGCGGCGTACCGATATGCTTGTTGGAGATTTGAGAGATATGAACCAAGCCTTCTACACCAGGAAGTACTTCAACAAAAGCTCCGAAGGAAACCAGGCGTTTTACAACACCTTCTGTTACACTGCCTGCAGATAGCTTTTCTGATACTTGGGACCATGGTCCAGGTAATGTTTCTTTAATAGATAAAGAAATTCTTTCATTGTCGCGATCTACAGAAAGGACTTTAACATTAACCTTTTGGCCTTCAGTCACAACATCTGAAGGTTTTCCAACATGTTCATATGACAGTTGAGAAATATGAACTAATCCATCTACTCCACCGATATCAACAAATGCCCCAAAGTCGGTAATTCGTTGTACGGTCCCTTCAAGCACTTGACCTGTTTCGATGGTATCTAATAATTGATGTTTTTTATTTTGCATCTCTTCCTCTACTACAGCACGATGAGAAAGGATCACACGATTCTTCTCTTTTTCAAGTTCTACCACTTTAAACGTTAATGTTTTCCCTTTATAATCGGAAAAGTCATCAACAAAGTAATTTTCAACTAGGGATGCAGGAACAAATCCTCTTACGCCAAGGTCAACTACAAGTCCACCTTTGACAACATCTTTGATTTCAGCTTCGAACACTTCTTTGGATTCGAATTTCTTTTGCAGATCTTCCCATGCCAAGTCAGCATCCACCGCTTTTTTAGATAGTACTAGTAATTCTTCTTCAACCTTTGTAACTTTAAGTTGAAGTTCCTGGCCTTCTGAAACGACATCTGTCGCTTTTTCAACATGAAGGCTGGATAGTTCACTTATTGGGATGATACCATCTAGCTTGCTGCCCTCAATTGATACAAGGACCTGTTTTTCTTCTACTTTTGTAACTGTTCCAGTCACTGTGTTGCCAACCTCTAAATTATTAACTTCTACTTGATTCATGTCTTCCACCATCATTATTACCTCCTCCATACAAACCAGCTAATCCATTATTTATGTAAGTAACGGTAGACGTTACGTAAGCATGCCGGCATTTGCCTATGCATGCGAACTTAACAAAAGTTGCATTTGTTTCGTGTAATAATTCATAAATTAACGGATGTTAACTTACTTGATTGATCGGACAGATCAATTAGAACTGCCAGGTGATAAATTAGCAGAAATAGCCTTAACAAATTCCTACATAATTTAGCTTCCTTCTACTAACTTCTAATAAATAGGACATTTTGTCAAGTCAAAACTCTTAAACTATCTGTTTTTTTCGATAAGTTCTTTTATGGAATCCATTACCACTAAAGTTGCTTCTTCTGCCGAGATTTTCTCCAGACGGTGTTGGGTAAAATCGATAGGCTTTCCATACACCACTTTCAGGGGTTGAAACTTCTTGTAAGGTCCGATGACCGCACACGGTACTATTGTTGCTTCGGAACGGAGTGCAAAAAATCCTGCACCTGCCAAACCCTTGCCCAACTCACCTGTTTTACTTCTCGTACCCTCAGGAAAAAGTCCTAAAACATGCCCCTCTTTCAGCACTTTCAAAGCTTTTCTCAATGCTTCCCTATCACTCATTCCTCTTTTTACTGGAAAAGCATGCAGCTTTGGAAGAATAGTTTTCAAAATAGGTACATGGAAGATCT
Proteins encoded in this region:
- the fni gene encoding type 2 isopentenyl-diphosphate Delta-isomerase; this encodes MSRAQRKMDHIQHALTTGQVRQTGFDDVMFVHQSLPNLSTTDIQLNTKIGELTLSSPIFINAMTGGGGKKTWEINKALAEVAKICNVGLAVGSQMSAIKDQDEAATYEIVRKANPNGLIFANLGSEATVEQAKQAVDMLEANALQIHLNVIQELVMPEGDRDFSGALGRIERIVKSLNVPVIVKETGFGISRETAKKLVDVGVSVIDVSGYGGTNFSKIENERRTQRLEFFNDWGIPTAASIAEVKHAVPGTSIIGSGGIQKPMDIAKAIALGASAVGLAGYFLKVFMEEGQDGLIQLIHQTHDELRWMMTALGASTIEELQQAPIMITGETYHWLTQRGVDCSTYSNRTLQN
- a CDS encoding lysophospholipid acyltransferase family protein; its protein translation is MTFYSFAKFIVSVVLKPLYRIKVVGSENIPKEGSVLICSNHIDNLDPPVVGITSPRTVHFMAKEEIFHVPILKTILPKLHAFPVKRGMSDREALRKALKVLKEGHVLGLFPEGTRSKTGELGKGLAGAGFFALRSEATIVPCAVIGPYKKFQPLKVVYGKPIDFTQHRLEKISAEEATLVVMDSIKELIEKNR
- the rpsA gene encoding 30S ribosomal protein S1 — its product is MVEDMNQVEVNNLEVGNTVTGTVTKVEEKQVLVSIEGSKLDGIIPISELSSLHVEKATDVVSEGQELQLKVTKVEEELLVLSKKAVDADLAWEDLQKKFESKEVFEAEIKDVVKGGLVVDLGVRGFVPASLVENYFVDDFSDYKGKTLTFKVVELEKEKNRVILSHRAVVEEEMQNKKHQLLDTIETGQVLEGTVQRITDFGAFVDIGGVDGLVHISQLSYEHVGKPSDVVTEGQKVNVKVLSVDRDNERISLSIKETLPGPWSQVSEKLSAGSVTEGVVKRLVSFGAFVEVLPGVEGLVHISQISNKHIGTPHEVLTEGDKVQVKVLDVNEADQRISLSIRELEEPEQEEDYSQYNQSEDTGGFQLGEMIGDKLSKLKK
- a CDS encoding YphA family membrane protein; protein product: METTGQYFYFLSWMGWIIVTFFFPKSTIRTFLSILLLVVIAGSTTTVQMFGFTMTASFLVLAVTALILLVISLKQKYILHYFSICTVALAYVCFIIFEIYDPVWIFLDRTWMLSVIILYLSLLLFKTKRERFVYMLAGVLLGEILRSIVTDRIFSYSDTGSFEFLAVLALSSAGMATWMMFETLTIQLDSLIQKRVRERQG
- a CDS encoding YpzI family protein, coding for MGKDRQERKLKAQKRTESDRDQSLKYPGATSMEGPEGARERNK